One segment of Salvia splendens isolate huo1 chromosome 20, SspV2, whole genome shotgun sequence DNA contains the following:
- the LOC121782312 gene encoding monodehydroascorbate reductase 4, peroxisomal-like — MGRAFVYVIIGGGVAAGYAAHEFVQAGVSSGELCIISEEPVAPYERPALSKGYLLPEAPARLPSFHCCVGTNGERLAPKWYNENGIELILGTRVKSADVRRKTLLTATGETISYKYLIVATGARALKLEEFGVNTLDAPNVCYLRDVADADRLVDVMQSRSGGQAVVIGGGYIGMECAASLVINNLNVTMVFPEAQCMARLFTPKIAAFYEEFYQSKGVKFVKGTVLTSFDFNSDGKVCAVNLRDGSKLPADMVVVGIGIRPNTSLFEGQLTMEKGGIKVNGKMQSSNSSVYAIGDVAAFPVKIVGETRRLEHVDSARRAARHVVSAIIEPEKAGEFDYLPFFYSRVFTLSWQFYGDNAGEVVHFGNFSGNTFGAYWMNKSHLVGSFLEGGTKEQYEALAQATRLKPKIEDFAELESQGLEYAFNVIQKPPSPLPAEVGGGSTLVLDKPLHVWHATTGVIVAASVAAFAYWYGRKRKRW, encoded by the exons ATGGGGAGAGCGTTCGTGTACGTGATAATCGGAGGAGGCGTCGCAGCTGGCTACGCCGCCCATGAATTCGTCCAGGCAGGCGTCTCCTCCGGTGAACTCTGCATCATCTCCGAAGAGCCt GTTGCACCCTATGAAAGGCCTGCATTGAGCAAAGGTTACTTACTCCCTGAAG CTCCTGCACGCCTACCTTCATTTCACTGTTGTGTAGGTACCAATGGAGAAAGATTGGCTCCAAAATGGTACAATGAAAATG GTATTGAGCTAATTCTTGGAACTAGAGTTAAGTCTGCTGATGTAAGACGGAAGACACTGCTTACTGCAACAGGAGAAACAATAAGCTACAAGTATCTCATTGTTGCAACTGGTGCTCGG GCTTTAAAGCTTGAAGAGTTTGGGGTAAATACTTTAGATGCACCTAATGTGTGTTATTTACGAGATGTGGCTGATGCGGACAGACTTGTAGATGTGATGCAATCTCGCAGTGGTGGACAGGCTGTTGTTATTGGTGGTGGCTATATTGGAATGGAATGTGCTGCATCTTTGGTGATAAACAACTTAAATGTGACTATGGTCTTTCCAGAGGCACAGTGTA TGGCCCGTTTATTCACCCCCAAGATTGCGGCTTTCTATGAAGAATTTTATCAGTCCAAAGGGGTGAAGTTTGTCAAAGGAACTGTCTTGACATCATTCGATTTTAACTCTGATGGGAAG GTCTGCGCTGTTAATCTTCGAGATGGGAGCAAGCTTCCTGCAGATATGGTTGTGGTCGGTATAGGGATTCGACCAAACACAAGTCTGTTTGAAGGCCAATTAACCATGGAAAAGGGGGGAATCAAGGTAAATGGCAAAATGCAATCGAGCAACAGCTCAGTCTATGCAATTGGGGACGTCGCTGCTTTTCCAGTCAAAATAGTCGGTGAAACGCGCAGGCTCGAGCACGTTGACTCTGCACGGAGGGCAGCAAGGCACGTTGTTTCAGCCATCATCGAACCTGAAAAGGCGGGCGAATTTGACTATCTACCCTTCTTCTACTCGAGGGTCTTCACTCTGTCTTGGCAGTTCTATGGAGACAATGCAGGCGAAGTTGTCCACTTCGGAAACTTCAGTGGAAACACTTTTGGAGCGTACTGGATGAACAAAAGCCATTTGGTCGGCTCTTTCCTTGAGGGTGGAACGAAGGAACAGTACGAGGCGTTAGCCCAGGCCACGAGGCTGAAACCAAAAATCGAAGACTTTGCTGAGCTCGAGAGCCAGGGGTTGGAATATGCCTTTAACGTAATCCAGAAACCTCCCTCTCCTCTCCCAGCAGAAGTGGGTGGTGGCTCCACTCTCGTCCTCGACAAACCACTACACGTCTGGCATGCTACTACGGGAGTTATCGTTGCTGCGTCCGTGGCAGCCTTCGCATACTGGTATGGAAGAAAGCGCAAGCGGTGGTGA